Genomic window (Musa acuminata AAA Group cultivar baxijiao chromosome BXJ1-9, Cavendish_Baxijiao_AAA, whole genome shotgun sequence):
AAATATAAGCATGCACTTCCTTTTGGATATGCATGTAAAGAAGGAAAGCTTGAAGGTTGACTTGTGAATGATAATAGTAAAATCAACCTCAACAGGAGCACAAAACTATGCTCTGATTTTTACTTCAGAAACCAAATCATAGTACACTAGTGAAGAGAAGAAACTAAAAGCAAAAAACAGAAGGGATACAATACCTGGCTAAATTGATTTGCTGCAAGTAGCGTACGTGCATGTCGAAGGCTAGCCTCAGTCTTAAGCTCCATATGCACTCCAGTGACAGATGATGCAAGAACACCAAACTGATCACATACTTGTTGAGCTTCTTGTAGATTCCCCCTGGATTATACTCACTCAAATCGAGATACATCTAGGAATCTTCCACTACATTGTGTTTTAAGTTGCCAGCAAGAGCCAGATAAGTAAAACAAACTTCAAAGAAGATACCTATGTAGAGCACGTTCATGAAGCAACTGCAGCTTAAGCAGTCGGATGTGTGTGCTCGATACAGAAAACTTATCTTCTGCAAGCTTCAGAGCATTAAATGCTTCTGAAAAAATGAAAAAACAATTTTAGGACTCAAATATGTAATTTAAGATATTTTCTACCACTTGAACCAATGATACAACTAAGATCATgaagaaaaattataaatctacTTCAGACATTACAGGAAATAACAGTGTGAAGaacatgaaaacaaaaaagaagaatgcAGTCGTATCAAAATTTAAGGTAACTTCATAGTTACCAGTATATCCTTTGAATACACTCAAATGTTGGATTAGTTTGACATATGCTAGTGATAACTCCGATGAACTGTCACAGTAAAACAAAGCCACATTAACCTAAATATACAAGGGCTTCAGCTAATTCACAGTTTgcacaagaaaaaaaatacaaaaataacaaaaattatcaaAACCATGAAATTTACTATTCATTAGCATCTAGTTACCTTGCAGCATCAGCGAAGCAAGTGGCATAAACCAATGCATTCATCCGAACTAACGGAGCACTGAAGAAAGAAAAGTCAAATTAGAGGATCAAGAACTGAGCCAAAATAATAGGATACCACCAGCAACTTTCAATTCATGTGTTATGAATTAACTAGGATTTACAACAGGTATTGAATGATAAAACTGAATCATCTAGCAGAAATACTCAAAGATAGAATCACTACAGAAGCTTCTCTTTCTAACAAAAATAAACAAGTTATATGCAATGTCGATTAACGACAGCTAGTGGATGATAAAGAAGAATCATCAAGATGGAATCACTATAAAAACATCTTTTCCTGCTTTAAATAAATTACACATCACATTAATGATTTATAGAGAATTAATGCTATAAAGAGGTATTGATTGTAATCCAGAAACTATGACATCATGTTATAATATACACCTTCTGCACAATGACTGATTCATGTCATGTATCATTTTGTGAACAGCATACAGGAAACAGGAAGTGTGATAAAACTAACTGAAATCTAAAAATTAAACCATCActttatattaaataaacctttgcATAAAGACTGATATGCCACACATAACAAGTGTTACCATGATAGCATTGCAGATTCTGATTGAACAAAACTCACTGAATCAATCATTATGAAAAATGACATATCTTGGCAAAAGAAATTATGAATCAAAACAGCTAATCTCTagactagtgatccatataactcATGTCCTGCTGAAACTTATCATATATTTGGCTCAAGAAGACATAAATTGTGTCCTGATGGCATCTCCTGCAGTACACAATTTGTTATTATATAATTTCTTTGGTGAAGTTGTTTTCCAGGATCATATAATTAACCTCTCATACTATCAAAATAAAATTTCACAGATGCTTTACAATAGGTGAGGGCATTGAGATTGAAATTAAATGTCCATCTCCCAGAAGGTGAAACCGACAATCAGCCTAAGGAAAGAAAGCAGTTTTGCCAGTTCAAGTACATAGAGAATTCAAATTGATGGACAGCTAGCAGTCAACTGCTGCAAGTTAATCAGTTAAATCAGTAACATGCCTTCCCATCAAGTTCCCAAAGAAATTAAGAACAAAGTTGAAATAATACCTGCCATAGTGCTCCCATGATGTAGCTCTAAGCAAATATGCTGCACCAGCCAATTGCAAGACGGACCCAGGCATTGGGTTGGGCTGAGCATAAAACTGAAATGTATCATAATCATTAACAGATAAACTCCTGGGTTTTTGTAACTTTTTGAGCCATGGATTGCCAACAGCTGATAAATTTTTAAGCCATGAAGTGCTAAAAGCACCAGTATCATTTAGCTGCAGAAGACCATCTGCTCCAAATTCACTCAGCACATGTGAACTTAACCTTAGTTCCTGAAAGGGGGTAGTCAGCAAGAATgggaaaaaaatattacaaatactCTGGCAACATGTTTCAAGCAGgataaaaaataagcaagagacaaGAAGTCCACTTACCCTGCAAACACTTGTAGGACATGTTCTAAGCTTCATAGAAGCTTTCGGACCAAAGGATAGCAAAGGCTTTTTCACATGCTGAAAAAATTAATCATGTCAGGAGACAAAAAAAACTTAATCTGCTATGTCATAAGTTATAACTTGAGAACATCATAAATTggaaatatacatacataaatatacacaTATCTAATGAAATAAAGAAGAAAACCAGACAGCTCCATTTTCTATAGTTGTATAGAAATTCTAAACTATATAATTCCATGACCTAATAGTTGTACTGAAGTCCTAATTCAGCAGCGAATCAGCCAAAAAGATTGTCAGTCTCCATATCATTCATTTTCTACATTTATTTAGCTTCTGCAAAGGGGCCCCTAAATAGCTTCTCCATCAACGTATGTAGTAGCTAAAAGTTTTTGACAATAGCCCAAAACACAGTCATTTACTGCTTCTCCTAAGTCTTAACAGAAGTGAAGAAAGTGTTGACCTTTTATCCACTGTTTTAAGAATGGAAATATTAACAGCATTGACAAGAATTAAAAGTCAATTTCATACAGATTTACGTATAATAATCATTTTTTACTACAACAATTCAATCTTATGCTTCAGGGGCAGGATTAAAATCTCAATCTGGTACCAATACCAGTTGACAATTACCACTACCATGCAATGTGCCAAGTGTTGGCACAGAATGCTACAGGTCAGATgagccaagagagagagagagagagagagagaagaggaggaggataggAAGTagcagatgaggagaagagatGAGGGCAGAGGAAAAGAAGGTtgaggagagagagggagagcagaacaagaaaaatataagATAGATGTCAATAGGGTTCGGTACCATGCAGTCAGCTCGATATAGGTAGTCTACCACCCAGTAAAATAAACTTATGAGGCAGTATGCTCGATTTCTAACCAGATCAGATGAAATGCCCAGTCTGAACACCAATCAGCCATTTGAACAAAACTTCAAATCATGCTTCAGGATTGGAGAATAGAACATAGCATCTAAAATCACAACCAATTAGAGGTAGTGGCACACAATCCAGCAAATAAGATGTGATAGTAAGGTCGAATACTGATATATTATGTTAAAAATTTTGAAGCAACAAAAACCCCCAGTAAAAAAACAGTTAACTAGTTTAGGATCTAGGATTTGCCATGGTTCATCACAAACAATGCATATAGCACATGTAAATTGTGATAAATAAATTCATGCCATGATAATTTAGCCGAGACGAGCACAAGACAATTATTCTCACAACTTAAGGACTGTGCCTTTGGACAACTAATCCACCTCCTAGGCTCTCTTCATGATTCTATGTTGTTTCCAAGGCTTTACCGAAGACATCTGGAACAATAAATGCCTTTTATCATCTTTAACAGGAATAGGTTTTGCAACACTGCCACAAATAAATTTCATTTGTGCCAAGACGTTCAAAGTAGCATAAGCTTATTTTTCATTCTAAAATCGACAGGtttgtcaattttgttagaaaTGCTCCAGATCATACAGATTGATGTTGTTTACTTTACAATCAAAATATATAAGGTCCAAGAACAGAAAAGTTGTTTATACCAGATTCAGTCTAATTCTCTTGAAAAATATTGCTTCAGActagattttaaaaaaaatcatgttttacaCTTTTCTTTATCCTCTGGAAAAAATGAATCATTTTTTTATTCACAATACCCAAACATGATGTATGAAAACTGCATAAGGGGCAAACAAAATATACCTTACCAAGATTTCATAGTTGTATAACTGAAAACTAAAGATTTTAGATAATCTAAATTCGAAAAGACATAAAATGAAAACTATCAAACTCACAATCGACTTAAGGACTCTAATGCCTAAAAGACTGCAAAAATAGAAGTAATTAAATAGAACTAGTCCAATCAAACAATGGAATCGGAGATCATGAGATGAGGATCCTAAGATGCATAAGCTTGTTCATTTTTTCATTTATACTATAGTatgaataaattaaataatctagattataaaaattattcttttgatattatGTTGTTATGATTTAAAGGAACCTACTCTAATGCCTGATACACCCTATGATATCGTAAAAGGGCCAACAAACTTATAAAGAGCATTCAAGTAATTAAAACATCATCAGAGAAGAACTTTTATAAAGGAAATTACAAAAGTTATTCTTTTGATATTATGCTGTTATGTTATAAAGGAACCTACTCTAATGCCTGATACACCCTATGATATCGTAAAAGGGCCAACAAACTTATAAAGAGCATTCAAgtacttaaaagttaaaacatcATCAGAGAAGAAAAGGAAATTACTAATTTATTTAACAAAAGTAGGACTTCCAGAGCTTTCTAGAGTCGAACTTAGACTTCTTATGAAAGAAAGACTCTACGAGAGCTTAAGTTGGCCTCTGAGACTAATGCCCTTACAGGTTACAATTCAAGCTAAAGGGGTATTTATCGAGTTACAAAAGGCTCTAGAGACTTCAGAGATTGTTACAGATATATCTAAAGTTGTTAAAACTATTaactttattttatcttttgtgTGACAAGGCTTGTGAGGTGGCTTGCTTTTTTGTCCTAGTGATGATGTGTTGGTTGTTTTTTTACATCGACTAATATGATTTTTTGCCTTCTAATGTCAACAGAGTCAtcctttattattttttcatatcTTCAAATGTTGATTATGCTGTTACACATCATTTTCATCCATTATTTCTGTAATATTAGcattattttcattaataatatattgcACCATGTTTATTGATTTATCATTATCTTCTTATGGATATAGATCAATATTATCATATTCATTTTTTATAGATATCAATCAACATTATTCTCACTTTTTCATTTTCGTGTTTTTCTTCTGCGTTATCTTCATTAATAATTTTGTTTTCTCATTCCCAAGGTGTCGTATCCTAGATATTATCGACTCTGTGATATATACGTAATTCAGTCACCATAATAATTTCTTAGTTGACTTCCTCAGTTCTTGTTATAAGTTGAATTATTGGCATAAATTTGTCAAAGTATAAATACCAAATTCATTGAGCAATTAGTCTCATGTCATATTGATATTTGTCATCCATAATATATTTTGCTTTGTAGTCCCTAATATTTTGCTCAGATGACTGAATCATATAAAAGATCATGGGATAAAAATCAGATGAATGGATCAAATACTGAAAAAGAATCCAGAAATCATCCTTCCATAGTTCGACCATTTGGTTAGGCAAGATGGATTTTGACACTGACGAGCTTGTTCATTTTTAATTGCAATGTAGACATGTTGAACTTGTAGAGAGATCTTCCTTTAAAATTTTATCCAAGGACCTGCATGAAAAGCTCGTTTCTCCAACCAGTCTTCTTTCaagaaaatatgatattttttttttcttttctgagcAATTTCCAACACTCATTATACCATTCTAAATACTTAATTGTTTAATGGTGTGCTATGATCATGTCTTCATAATCCAGATTGACATAATGGTTTTAGAAGTATTCTTTGTGAAGACGTGGGGTTATTATTTCATACCATGCCATTATTCATACTACTAGGGGTTTCTAGTACTCGATCCAATAAAAAGAATCATTGATGTAATTCTTGTTGATGCTGTAAGATTAATTTCATGCCCTTTGTTCTGGCTATCTCAAATATATAATGTTTAACTTTTTGTGATAGCTTTTCACTTTGAATTTTTGTATAAATTCTCGGACCACATGATAataccaaggttcgtaattttgtaTCGTACCGACGTtttgagctttgctcggtacggtacgggcgtaccgagcagtatgctagggtgtaccgctcggtatatatcttACGATCCTCATCTCATCATCATTAATCTCATTGCTTAATGCTTCATTGGATGATACATACCAATATGTCAGAACACCCCACTGTACCATGTGTCGATACGTACCATACCGATGGTCAATCAATACACCGGTATGGACTGATAAGATGAATCATGCATTAAATTATATCATCACTGATAAATAACATCACACTACACAAtctacgagaaaaaaaaaatattcgttCATTAATTAATATTCcaatcacaatttttttttccttttttatagaCTCCCCAAgtgcaaaaaaacaaaaataagaagCAAATACAATTACATCAAGGAAAATCAATTTTGGGGaagataaatttttatatttgttttggtaaatattaaataatatttcttCATGAAATATTTGATTAATAGGCTTCTTTATAAAGGCTTCAATCATCAAGAAGAGTCTTTTCACACTTGAAATCTTCAATCCAATCCAACATTTAACATTTTAACTCATCCTTTTATTTGCCTTTACTTTCTTCTCCTTGAACAATCTTGGTAACTAATGGAGGATTATTAAGATGCTATTCTTTGGCAACTTGTGACATTTGCCAAATAGCACCTAAAGTAATAAATTTATTCAAACAAATTAAAATAATCCAGCTTCAAAAAAGAACTTGGATTTATTCAAATCCAAGATTCTGGCAAGGAGAAACCTACTTGGCTAGGACACACCTGTTTTATACTATCTTATCTATCAAactatttggaaaaaaaaatgatgaaatcaatGCTTTGTGTTTACCCCTATTGACAAGTCATCTCATAATGAATGCAAATTTTCACTACCAAATTTCTACCATGTGAATCGAGACACTTGAAACCCACATGAACTATGAAAAATATACCAACAAAGAAAAGATAATAAGAACTTACCTTGAGATCAAATTTTGCCAAGGCAAGATGATTGAAGGCTAACAAATTTGTAAGCTTCAAATGATCAGCCCTCTCAAGTGATCTTTTTAAAAGAACAAGTAACTGTTGTTGGGTGGACAATGGTGTACCAAGACCAGTAGTAGTGCCCAATGAATATGGAGAACCAATTATTCCAGTCATGTTTGAAATCCCTATCTCAGATAAGAGTTTGCATATGGCTGCCAACGTGTAAGCAAGGCATGAATCATCATTATTCTGTAAAAGGTACCATATTCAGATATGCTATTACTAATGTAGCAACTCTAGCAAAAACTGCAACAGATAGCAACAATGCAGAAAAACATGTAGTGCATAAATCTCCCACAGGAAAGAGAATTCATAATATACAGAAAGGCATCCAGATAACAAATACTAATAGTTTAAtacattactttttttttttaagaacctTTTAATTCATATGTGATTTTGTAAGAAAATATTACATTATCAAGAACCAGCTATATTTATTTTCACATAATAcatatcaaatcattacatagATTATCTCAAGGCATAACAATGTAATGCAATACTTGCTTCAGGCTGCATGTGTCCTTTTACTCAATATGGAATCTGGGGTGTTTTGCATACAATTCATGCATTGACGACAATATTTCACTTTAGTATATTAACCTCATTGATTGGTGATTATTTTCTAATGATTacgtttaaaatattaaaattgacTTTATTTTTGGAAAACAATGCACACATATGTTAAAAATTTCCATATTCCAGTACATCATAATCCAACTCTTCACTTCCACAAAATCATCCATGACTTCATGTTAAGTATTAGCACAATCCTCAAACACATTAACAAAATGAGATTGATGTTAAGAGCTAATGTACTTATCAGTATAACTAAATAAAGACTAAAGCATAAAACCATTAAAGCAGCAAGGTCTTGAGCTTAGTATCAACCACGTACTTTTTTCTTGCTATTGGAAGCAAATTTATGGTCCCATAAAATTGGGTCTCTAAGACCAAGAACTCAAGTAGAAACATCTCATTTGAGAAGATCGATGCCAGATAACAAATAACTGAAAAATGATTACTGATGTTAACAAACCTAGCTAGGTTGTTTTAtagcatatttgaatttaatagtGAGAATAATGTTCTCCAACAAACAATAAGAATTTCAtgataaattataaaaagaaGAATGTCATTCATAAACTCAAAGTTGACCAATCAGCCACATTATTACCTGTTGAGCGATCCGTACTGCTTCAGTTAGAGCCTGAAAAGTAGCAAAATAGAGGGATTATGGGTCAGCATATAGGTGCGTGTATAAAGGTACATGTGAGATCCTACTACAAGAAAGGAAGTGTTACCAGGCAAACCAGAAATATCAGTCTAATCTGCCTTTGACTGGATGACTAATTATAGAAATACAAATTCATCATTAGACTATCGCTCAAGATTTTGAAtaccataccggtgtaccgatcAGTTGTCAATACGATATGTACCAAACTGTACCAAGTTATACCTAGCATACCGACACATGATACACTAAAATGTACAGATGTACTGCCCATACCGGTCCTCTATTGGACTAATACGTATtgcccataccgagcggtatggtacggtattgcaaaccatgctATCGCTAGTCATCAAAAACCAAAGAAGTGATAGCATAACTCCATGACTTCATAAACTTTAAAGTAATGAGCCTTTTATATTAGGTAATATGCCATGAAAATTATATAGGCTAAAGGTTGAGACCCAGCAATCAGGTACATGGCAATCAATCAAACCCTGCGTGAAGCATCCTTTGTTCAAGATTAACTCGAGCTGAATAACAAACTTGGTGGCTCAAGTCAACCCTGCTATGTCAAGATTGCCTCAACCAGCCCCCCCAATAAATGGATTCAGCTGATGAGTTTGACTTCATTGGTTCACATCAGACTAGCACTCCTCTAGTTAGTGATGAATAAAGAATCACAGTGTTTGACATAAATGCTGTATGCATGGAAAAGATAAGTCCACGGGATAATGGGTGTCGCAGGATGGTGGTGTAAAGGTCAAAATGTCAAACTGTCATCTACAAccggagagggagagagatcgaTAAAAATGACTTCCACAGATAAGTTACCTCCAAAGCCTTCTTAGGATGCCCCAAATGGCACTGCAGAGTGCCTAAGCATAACAAAGCTGTCTCAAATCTCCCAACTTCGAATTCAGACGATGGAGAGGGTGAACGACTAAAGAGTCCCTCCATCCCAGCACTTCATGAAAACAAGCAACCAATCAGAAAACAGAACAACATTATCAAAAATCTATCTAACATTTTAAACATTTAAAACTATACATGCAAAATGTGGACTAATTATGTGATAAACACTGTCATGATTGTTCCACATCATTATTTCCTCACAATAACAAAAATTAAACCATAAATGATTAATCAAGCACTTGAATATACTATACCTTCATAGAATATATGCAAGCAAACCTGTGCTAAATATTTATGCCTCTGACTATGATAAATGACATTCACAACTATCTGTCCAATACGTAGTATTGTTGTTTTGTTCAGCAAACTATTAACCATTTAATTTTTGTCTGTGATA
Coding sequences:
- the LOC135581045 gene encoding anaphase-promoting complex subunit 5-like isoform X4; the protein is MAEDDDFNGSEFHELLEDPEVYCEAAEFEEYGLENDAQAAENLTHIPSKFLSSFLEDNQASDDPRIKHGDGGSQSGGLIPLLNNNFRTDDNLGVLRSRWQIEGYLNMQADLLEKDAISFPLYSFSATLRQLQKLAPELHRARYLQYLNALYHNDYLSALDELHCYFDYSAGMEGLFSRSPSPSSEFEVGRFETALLCLGTLQCHLGHPKKALEALTEAVRIAQQNNDDSCLAYTLAAICKLLSEIGISNMTGIIGSPYSLGTTTGLGTPLSTQQQLLVLLKRSLERADHLKLTNLLAFNHLALAKFDLKHVKKPLLSFGPKASMKLRTCPTSVCRELRLSSHVLSEFGADGLLQLNDTGAFSTSWLKNLSAVGNPWLKKLQKPRSLSVNDYDTFQFYAQPNPMPGSVLQLAGAAYLLRATSWEHYGSAPLVRMNALVYATCFADAASSSELSLAYVKLIQHLSVFKGYTEAFNALKLAEDKFSVSSTHIRLLKLQLLHERALHRGNLQEAQQVCDQFGVLASSVTGVHMELKTEASLRHARTLLAANQFSQAAAVASNLFCTCYKFNMQVENATVLLLLAEIHKKSGDAVLGLSYVLASLSFCKTFNLDLLEASATVTLAELWLSLGSSHAKKASSLIYQALPMILGHGGLELRARANIAVAKCLLADPSYLVSEDPDAVLDPLSQASEELQILEYHEMAAEAFYLMAIIFNSLGRLDERENAAASFKKHVIALENPQDEDNLPTHGV